A region of Faecalibacterium taiwanense DNA encodes the following proteins:
- a CDS encoding KH domain-containing protein, protein MQELLLAVARGLVEDKEAVKVTVDEPREDGTIVYHLSVAEGDMGRVIGKQGRIAKAIRVVMRAAAVRVDEKVLVEID, encoded by the coding sequence ATGCAGGAGCTGTTGCTGGCAGTTGCCCGCGGTCTCGTGGAGGATAAGGAAGCCGTTAAGGTCACGGTGGACGAGCCTCGCGAGGACGGCACCATCGTCTACCACCTGAGCGTGGCAGAGGGAGATATGGGCCGTGTCATCGGCAAGCAGGGCCGGATCGCAAAAGCCATTCGTGTGGTGATGCGCGCGGCTGCTGTGCGGGTCGATGAAAAGGTCCTTGTTGAGATCGACTGA
- the trmD gene encoding tRNA (guanosine(37)-N1)-methyltransferase TrmD has product MGMRVDIVTLFPEMCQQVLDASIIGRAAKKGFIETHCHQIRDYTLNKQKQTDDYPYGGGCGMVLYAQPIADCLRAVQQEVASQGRPAPHIVFLTAGGQRYTEEHAKRLAQYDNLTLVCGHYEGIDERVIDAFADEEISIGDYILTGGELASLVVADSVLRLKPGVLAEQKGYEEESYWDGLLEYPQYTRPEVWEGRAVPQVLLGGDHQKIDAWRGERSRERTRLRRPELYEKWCETHPVTELPKWKRGENMRLVKTDEQFAAAARIFVEGRRTTCAENWTPEYCASLNEEEYLLQLRQEKAAGWVCYLHTTKDVPDGIVSINHKVGHIEHLFVTEKARGRGIGMKMLDFARRKLPEHPHPVLSVLNTNTRAIALYTRMGWKLTSGTELEFTPEQYPAVVKKCALVWMRYEGSAQK; this is encoded by the coding sequence ATGGGAATGCGTGTGGACATCGTGACCCTGTTCCCGGAAATGTGCCAGCAGGTGCTGGATGCCAGCATCATCGGGCGCGCGGCAAAGAAGGGCTTTATTGAGACCCACTGCCACCAGATCCGGGACTACACCCTGAACAAACAGAAGCAGACCGACGATTACCCCTACGGCGGCGGCTGCGGCATGGTGCTGTACGCTCAGCCCATCGCAGACTGCCTGCGTGCTGTGCAGCAGGAAGTGGCTTCACAGGGCCGTCCGGCCCCGCATATCGTGTTCCTGACGGCAGGCGGCCAGCGCTACACCGAGGAGCACGCAAAGCGGCTGGCCCAGTACGATAACCTGACACTGGTATGCGGCCACTATGAGGGCATCGACGAGCGTGTGATCGATGCTTTTGCGGATGAAGAGATCTCCATCGGTGACTACATCCTCACCGGCGGCGAGCTGGCCAGCCTTGTGGTGGCGGACAGTGTGCTGCGCCTGAAGCCCGGCGTGCTGGCTGAGCAGAAGGGCTACGAGGAAGAAAGCTACTGGGACGGCCTGCTGGAGTATCCCCAATACACCCGCCCCGAGGTGTGGGAAGGCCGCGCCGTGCCGCAGGTGCTGCTGGGCGGCGACCACCAGAAGATCGATGCATGGCGCGGGGAACGGAGCCGGGAGCGCACCCGCCTGCGCCGCCCGGAGCTGTACGAGAAGTGGTGTGAGACCCACCCTGTGACCGAGTTGCCCAAGTGGAAGCGCGGCGAGAACATGCGCCTTGTCAAGACCGACGAGCAGTTTGCTGCTGCCGCCCGCATCTTTGTGGAGGGCCGCCGCACCACCTGTGCCGAGAACTGGACCCCGGAATACTGTGCCAGCCTCAACGAGGAAGAATATCTTTTGCAGCTGCGGCAGGAAAAGGCCGCAGGCTGGGTGTGCTACCTGCACACCACCAAGGATGTGCCGGACGGCATCGTGAGCATCAACCACAAGGTGGGGCACATCGAACATCTGTTCGTCACTGAAAAAGCCCGCGGCAGGGGCATTGGCATGAAGATGCTGGACTTTGCCCGCAGGAAGCTGCCGGAGCACCCGCACCCGGTGCTGAGCGTGCTGAACACCAACACCCGCGCCATAGCGCTTTACACCCGCATGGGCTGGAAGCTGACCAGCGGCACCGAGCTGGAGTTCACGCCGGAGCAATATCCGGCTGTGGTGAAAAAGTGTGCTCTGGTCTGGATGCGGTACGAGGGCAGCGCACAGAAGTAA
- the ffh gene encoding signal recognition particle protein, with product MAFESLTDRLAGVFKKLRGHGKLTEADIKAAMREVRMALLEADVNYKVAKDFCAKVSERAMGQEVMESLTPAQQVVKIVNEELVALMGGSEAARLNIKNKGQTIIMLCGLQGNGKTTHAAKLAKYFIKQGRRPMLVACDIYRPAAIDQLQVVGKQAGAPVFTLPGAKPPEIAKKALAHAKDYGNDIVILDTAGRLQIDDVLMQELVDIKEAVPVDETLLVVDAMAGQDAVNVAKTFNEKVSIDGIILTKTDGDTRGGAALSVLAVTGKPIKFQGTGEKLDDLDVFHPDRMASRILGMGDVLSLIERAQETADEKAAEETAKRMMENKFDMNDMLDQFAQIRKMGGAGAMLSMLPGGSGIDPSQVDEKAFDRIEAMIYSMTKEEREKPSIINPKRKRRIAAGSGTTVADVNKLLKQFEMMQKMMKQFKKSPKGFARRLGGMMGNPNAFRGLK from the coding sequence ATGGCATTTGAATCCCTTACCGACCGCCTTGCCGGTGTGTTCAAAAAGCTGCGCGGTCACGGCAAGCTGACCGAGGCAGATATCAAGGCCGCGATGCGTGAGGTGCGCATGGCCCTGCTGGAAGCCGATGTCAACTACAAGGTTGCCAAGGACTTCTGTGCAAAGGTGTCCGAGCGCGCCATGGGTCAGGAGGTCATGGAAAGCCTGACCCCGGCACAGCAGGTGGTCAAGATCGTCAACGAAGAGCTGGTTGCTCTGATGGGCGGCAGCGAAGCGGCCCGCCTGAACATCAAGAACAAGGGCCAGACGATCATCATGCTCTGCGGCCTGCAGGGCAACGGTAAAACCACCCACGCCGCAAAGCTGGCAAAGTACTTTATCAAACAGGGCCGCCGCCCCATGCTGGTGGCCTGCGATATTTACCGCCCTGCGGCCATCGATCAGCTGCAGGTGGTGGGCAAACAGGCGGGCGCACCGGTGTTCACCCTGCCGGGCGCAAAGCCGCCGGAAATTGCAAAGAAGGCGCTGGCACACGCCAAGGATTACGGCAATGATATCGTGATCCTGGATACCGCCGGCCGTCTGCAGATCGACGATGTGCTCATGCAGGAGCTGGTGGATATCAAGGAAGCCGTTCCTGTGGACGAGACCCTGCTGGTGGTGGATGCCATGGCTGGTCAGGATGCCGTGAACGTTGCCAAGACCTTCAACGAGAAGGTGAGCATCGACGGCATCATCCTCACCAAGACCGACGGCGATACCCGCGGCGGTGCGGCACTTTCGGTGCTGGCCGTCACCGGGAAGCCCATCAAGTTCCAGGGCACCGGCGAAAAGCTGGACGATCTGGATGTGTTCCACCCGGACCGCATGGCAAGCCGCATCCTTGGCATGGGCGATGTGCTGAGCCTGATCGAGCGTGCGCAGGAGACGGCCGACGAAAAGGCAGCCGAAGAGACCGCAAAGCGGATGATGGAGAACAAGTTCGACATGAACGACATGCTGGACCAGTTCGCACAGATCCGCAAGATGGGCGGTGCAGGCGCGATGCTGAGCATGCTGCCTGGCGGCAGCGGCATCGATCCCAGTCAGGTCGATGAAAAGGCGTTCGACCGCATCGAGGCCATGATCTATTCCATGACCAAGGAAGAACGCGAGAAGCCCTCCATCATCAACCCCAAGCGCAAGCGCCGCATTGCAGCAGGCAGCGGTACCACCGTGGCCGACGTGAACAAGCTGCTCAAGCAGTTTGAAATGATGCAGAAGATGATGAAGCAGTTCAAGAAAAGCCCCAAGGGCTTTGCTCGCCGCCTGGGCGGCATGATGGGCAACCCCAATGCCTTCCGCGGACTGAAATAA
- the rpsP gene encoding 30S ribosomal protein S16 encodes MAVKIRLRRVGAKKAPFYRVVVADSRFPRDGRFIEEIGTYDPNKEPSEIKIDAEKAKQWIANGAQPTDTVRVLLKKSNVL; translated from the coding sequence ATGGCAGTTAAGATTCGTCTGCGCCGCGTTGGCGCCAAGAAGGCTCCCTTCTATCGTGTTGTTGTTGCTGACAGCCGCTTCCCCCGTGACGGCCGTTTCATCGAAGAGATCGGCACCTACGATCCCAACAAGGAGCCTTCCGAGATCAAGATCGACGCTGAGAAGGCAAAGCAGTGGATCGCCAACGGCGCACAGCCCACTGATACCGTTCGCGTCCTGCTGAAGAAGTCCAACGTTCTGTAA
- a CDS encoding sigma factor-like helix-turn-helix DNA-binding protein, translating into MAKDLEMGYLLDFYGEVLTEKQREMLRQYYNDDLSLSEIGENFGITRQGARDAIKHGENALKELEEKVGFAARYRRVQQKLEELEQMVIDARFECTGPQGLTTTEYEHQLTKMLKLIRSIDEANES; encoded by the coding sequence ATGGCAAAAGATCTGGAAATGGGCTATCTGCTGGACTTTTACGGCGAGGTGCTCACCGAGAAACAGCGCGAAATGCTGCGCCAGTATTACAACGATGACCTTTCGCTGAGCGAGATCGGCGAGAACTTCGGCATCACCCGTCAGGGTGCGCGGGATGCCATCAAGCATGGCGAGAACGCGCTGAAGGAGCTGGAGGAAAAGGTCGGCTTTGCGGCGCGTTACCGCCGCGTGCAGCAGAAGCTGGAAGAGCTGGAGCAAATGGTGATCGATGCACGGTTCGAGTGCACCGGCCCGCAGGGCCTGACCACCACAGAGTACGAACACCAGCTGACCAAAATGTTAAAGCTCATCCGCTCCATCGACGAAGCAAACGAGAGCTGA
- the rimM gene encoding ribosome maturation factor RimM (Essential for efficient processing of 16S rRNA): protein MQQYLEAGKVVTTHGVRGEMKLELWCDGVNFLKKVGRLYPSAQGGRAYKIVSIRAQGQMALLQLEGVDDMDAARALRGQVFYFDRNDATLPAGRWYVADLIGCEVRDADTGRVYGVVTSVDHPGAQDIYTVKASNGKEYMFPGVDAFLKERNPPEGYLLVTPIPGLLDDDFDSEREEE, encoded by the coding sequence ATGCAGCAATATCTGGAAGCGGGCAAGGTCGTGACCACCCACGGCGTGCGCGGCGAAATGAAGCTGGAGCTTTGGTGCGACGGCGTCAACTTTCTGAAAAAGGTGGGCAGGCTGTACCCCTCGGCACAGGGCGGCAGGGCCTATAAGATCGTGTCCATCCGCGCACAGGGCCAGATGGCTCTGCTGCAGCTGGAAGGCGTGGACGATATGGATGCTGCCCGTGCGCTGCGGGGGCAGGTGTTCTACTTTGACCGCAATGATGCCACCCTGCCCGCAGGCCGCTGGTATGTGGCCGACCTGATCGGGTGCGAAGTGCGGGATGCTGACACCGGCAGGGTGTACGGCGTTGTGACCAGCGTGGATCACCCCGGTGCACAGGATATCTACACCGTCAAAGCATCGAACGGCAAGGAATACATGTTCCCGGGCGTGGATGCTTTTCTGAAAGAGCGCAACCCGCCGGAGGGCTATCTCCTCGTTACCCCCATTCCGGGCCTGCTGGACGATGACTTTGACAGCGAACGGGAGGAAGAGTGA
- a CDS encoding transporter substrate-binding domain-containing protein, which translates to MKRRTFISLMSVMAAAGVLTLSGCSNSSGSTAASGTAASVAPAAGDQLSNIQSSGKLIVALEGAWQPWSYHDESDTLVGYDVEVSRAIAEKLGVEPEYVESDWDSLFAGLDAGRYDIVCNGVEVTDERAKTYDFTEPYGYIHTALAVRKDNDEITSFEDLKGKTTANSLASTYMELAESYGATVQGIDTLEETIQLLTAGRIDATLNADVSFYDYLNVHPDADFKLVAQTEDASHVAIPLRKGDASATLLDAINTAIEELRADGTLKELSEKYFGQDISAEN; encoded by the coding sequence ATGAAACGCAGAACTTTTATTTCTCTTATGAGCGTCATGGCCGCTGCCGGCGTGCTGACTCTGTCCGGCTGCTCCAATTCTTCCGGCAGCACCGCTGCTTCCGGCACGGCCGCCTCTGTGGCTCCTGCTGCCGGCGACCAGCTGTCCAACATCCAGTCCAGCGGCAAGCTGATCGTCGCCCTGGAAGGCGCATGGCAGCCCTGGAGCTACCACGACGAATCCGATACTCTGGTGGGCTACGATGTGGAAGTCTCCCGCGCCATTGCCGAAAAGCTGGGCGTGGAGCCGGAGTACGTCGAAAGCGACTGGGACAGCCTGTTTGCCGGTCTGGACGCAGGCCGCTACGACATCGTGTGCAACGGCGTGGAAGTGACCGACGAGCGCGCCAAGACCTATGATTTCACCGAGCCCTACGGCTACATCCACACTGCCCTTGCCGTCCGCAAGGATAACGACGAGATCACCAGCTTTGAGGACCTGAAGGGCAAGACCACCGCCAACAGCCTTGCTTCCACCTACATGGAACTGGCCGAGAGCTATGGTGCCACCGTACAGGGCATCGACACGCTGGAAGAGACCATCCAGCTGCTCACCGCAGGCCGCATCGACGCCACCCTGAACGCTGATGTTTCCTTCTACGATTACCTGAACGTCCATCCGGACGCAGATTTCAAGCTGGTGGCCCAGACCGAGGACGCCTCCCACGTTGCCATTCCTCTGCGCAAGGGCGATGCCAGCGCCACCCTGCTGGATGCTATCAACACCGCCATTGAGGAGCTGCGTGCCGATGGCACCCTGAAGGAGCTGAGCGAGAAGTATTTCGGTCAGGATATTTCTGCGGAGAACTGA
- a CDS encoding HPr family phosphocarrier protein — MYVKEVTVENQVGLHARPATFFIQKANEFKSSIWVEKEERRVNAKSLLGVLSLGIVGGTTIRIIADGADEQAAVDGLIKLVESGFAE; from the coding sequence ATGTACGTGAAAGAAGTTACCGTTGAAAATCAGGTTGGTCTGCACGCTCGTCCGGCTACCTTCTTCATCCAGAAGGCTAACGAGTTCAAGTCTTCCATCTGGGTCGAGAAGGAAGAACGCCGCGTGAACGCAAAGAGCCTGCTGGGCGTTCTGTCTCTGGGCATCGTGGGCGGTACCACCATCCGCATCATCGCTGACGGCGCTGATGAGCAGGCTGCTGTTGACGGCCTGATCAAGCTGGTGGAGTCCGGTTTTGCTGAGTAA
- a CDS encoding pyridoxal-phosphate dependent enzyme, which produces MPIYPNFYQTLSACPIVELRGYAAACGLKGRLYAYLDFAGPTGTARDGLAEGMLALAIEKKKLISGQPIIEAASGPFAAALTLAGLTAGHPVVLVMPEDAPALRQETLLRLGAQIRHSPARSGVNGARRLAAQTAAANGWYYMDWLANDDNPEYHRRVTGPAIVQSIAREGKSAVDAIVIGVGSGGTVTGVGETIKAWTNDVRIAAVEPYESQALGGGLTGPHGISDLGYGFVPENFNAYVVDNVVAVNTTDAQRAAQKVLRTDAIPASVASGAVLQAAAQLIHVGASRSALAILPGRQIVNTL; this is translated from the coding sequence GTGCCGATCTACCCCAATTTTTACCAGACGCTCAGCGCCTGCCCCATCGTGGAGCTGCGCGGCTATGCTGCCGCCTGCGGGCTGAAGGGACGGCTGTATGCCTATCTGGACTTTGCAGGCCCCACCGGCACGGCCCGGGACGGCCTTGCCGAAGGGATGCTGGCCCTTGCCATTGAAAAAAAGAAGCTGATCTCCGGTCAGCCCATCATTGAAGCGGCCTCCGGCCCGTTTGCCGCTGCGCTCACGCTGGCGGGCCTGACCGCCGGTCACCCGGTGGTTCTGGTGATGCCGGAGGATGCCCCCGCCCTGCGGCAGGAGACCCTGCTGCGGCTGGGTGCGCAGATCCGCCACAGCCCGGCCCGCAGCGGTGTGAACGGTGCCCGCCGTCTGGCGGCACAGACCGCCGCCGCCAACGGCTGGTACTACATGGACTGGCTTGCCAACGATGATAACCCGGAGTACCACCGCCGCGTTACCGGCCCTGCCATTGTGCAGAGCATCGCGCGGGAGGGCAAAAGCGCCGTGGATGCTATCGTGATCGGCGTGGGCAGCGGCGGCACCGTGACCGGTGTGGGCGAGACCATCAAGGCATGGACGAACGATGTGCGCATCGCCGCCGTGGAGCCTTACGAATCGCAGGCGCTGGGCGGCGGCCTGACCGGCCCCCACGGCATCAGCGATCTGGGCTACGGCTTTGTGCCGGAAAACTTCAACGCCTATGTGGTGGACAACGTGGTGGCGGTGAACACCACCGACGCGCAGCGGGCCGCGCAAAAGGTGCTGCGCACCGATGCCATCCCGGCTTCGGTGGCATCCGGTGCCGTTTTGCAGGCGGCCGCACAGCTCATCCATGTAGGTGCCAGCCGCTCTGCCCTTGCCATCCTGCCCGGACGGCAGATCGTAAATACATTATAA
- a CDS encoding amino acid ABC transporter ATP-binding protein: protein MSMLEIKNVHKSFFTYTKPRLQASIFHRPGARKVTSELQVLRGVDLTVEKGDVVAILGPSGSGKTTLLRCLNFLETADAGQLTFDGETFDLAQASRADIARLRKKTAFVFQSYNLFRNKTALQNVTEGLIIARKMPKEQADTVGMKMLEKVGLADRADYYPRQLSGGQQQRVAIARALASDPEIIYFDEPTSALDPELTGEVLAVMRQLAEEGMTMLVVTHEMGFARNVSSKTVFMENGVVVEQAPSHEFFANPKEERTREFLRKIAHTE from the coding sequence ATGTCCATGTTAGAGATCAAAAACGTCCACAAATCCTTTTTCACCTACACAAAGCCCCGCCTGCAGGCAAGCATCTTCCACCGGCCCGGTGCACGCAAAGTGACCAGCGAGCTGCAGGTGCTGCGCGGCGTGGACCTGACCGTGGAAAAGGGCGATGTGGTGGCCATCCTCGGCCCCTCCGGCTCCGGCAAGACCACCCTGCTGCGCTGTCTGAACTTTCTGGAGACTGCCGACGCAGGCCAGCTCACCTTTGACGGTGAGACGTTCGACCTTGCCCAGGCCAGCCGTGCCGACATTGCCCGGCTGCGCAAAAAGACGGCCTTTGTGTTCCAGAGCTACAATCTGTTCCGCAACAAGACTGCCCTGCAGAACGTGACCGAGGGCCTCATCATTGCCCGCAAAATGCCCAAAGAGCAGGCGGATACCGTTGGCATGAAGATGCTGGAAAAGGTGGGCCTTGCCGACCGAGCCGACTACTATCCGCGCCAGCTTTCCGGCGGCCAGCAGCAGCGCGTGGCCATTGCCCGGGCACTGGCCTCCGACCCGGAGATCATCTATTTTGACGAGCCGACTTCGGCCCTTGACCCGGAGCTGACTGGCGAAGTGCTGGCCGTGATGCGGCAGCTGGCCGAAGAGGGCATGACCATGCTGGTTGTCACCCACGAGATGGGCTTTGCCCGCAATGTTTCCTCCAAGACCGTTTTCATGGAGAACGGCGTGGTAGTGGAGCAGGCTCCCTCGCATGAGTTTTTCGCCAACCCCAAAGAGGAGCGTACCCGCGAATTTTTGCGGAAGATCGCTCACACCGAGTGA